The following proteins come from a genomic window of Impatiens glandulifera unplaced genomic scaffold, dImpGla2.1, whole genome shotgun sequence:
- the LOC124918390 gene encoding mitogen-activated protein kinase kinase kinase 20-like: MSLWERLEKLGEGSYGVVYLGRPLEGHCLYPSISIMAVKSAEYENSSSLLHERDILSKFKECPHIIRLYGYDFTVEGTNFFTNIFLEYASGGTLHDRIQSSKTSKYNGISEIEAKEYTLSILKGLRYIHESGYVHCDIKPENILMVDEKAKIGDFGMTIQPFNLPGMTLGTPHYMPPETLNDGEYDTSTDIWALGCSFFEMITSTPQWKCKNMNQNLIKLIKRSKMSKEAFDFWKRCTTKDPKKRWSANMLLQHQFIVGRSENPSTSQNNA, translated from the coding sequence ATGTCTTTGTGGGAGAGACTCGAAAAATTGGGCGAAGGCagttatggagttgtctatCTAGGCCGTCCATTAGAAGGACATTGTCTCTATCCGTCTATTTCAATAATGGCAGTTAAATCCGCGGAGTACGAAAATTCATCATCTCTCCTACACGAAAGGGATATTCTCTCTAAATTTAAAGAATGCCCGCATATTATTCGTCTATATGGTTATGATTTCACCGTTGAAGGCacaaatttttttacaaatatcttCTTGGAGTACGCCTCGGGCGGCACTTTGCACGACCGCATTCAATCATCAAAGACATCTAAATACAACGGAATCTCCGAAATTGAAGCAAAGGAATATACACTTTCCATTTTAAAGGGTCTGCGCTACATCCATGAGAGTGGATACGTTCATTGTGATATAAAACCGGAAAACATATTAATGGTCGACGAGAAAGCCAAAATAGGAGACTTTGGTATGACTATTCAGCCATTCAATCTTCCAGGAATGACGCTAGGTACTCCTCATTATATGCCTCCTGAGACATTAAACGATGGAGAATATGATACTTCTACCGATATTTGGGCATTGGGATGCTCCTTCTTTGAAATGATCACATCAACGCCGCAATGGAAATGCAAAAATATGAACCAAAAtcttattaaactaataaagcGAAGTAAAATGTCCAAAGAGGCTTTCGATTTTTGGAAGAGGTGCACAACTAAAGATCCAAAGAAAAGATGGAGCGCAAATATGCTTCTACAACATCAGTTCATCGTCGGTAGGAGCGAGAATCCTTCTACCTCCCAAAATAACGCATAG
- the LOC124918391 gene encoding mitogen-activated protein kinase kinase kinase 20-like, with protein MRLFQLTVFILQMLLILSLETLCSVDQEYHPWPETETETTHDNNIISSHSCIHDEILKQRRRPGNKIYSVTPQVYDQAEEVSKPLHRKGRTLLGFSTAQEKKQVNKPIRIYLNYDAVGHTIDRDCINVGDVVGIIMSLWERLEKLGEGSYGVVYLGRPLEGHCLYPSISIMAVKSAEYENSSSLLHERDILSKFKECPHIIRLYGYDFTVEGTNFFTNIFLEYASGGTLHDRIQSSKTSKYNGISEIEAKEYTLSILKGLRYIHESGYVHCDIKPENILMVDEKAKIGDFGMTIQPFNLPGMTLGTPHYMPPETLNDGEYDTSTDIWALGCSFFEMITSTPQWKCKNMNQNLIKLIKRSKMSKEAFDFWKRCTTKDPKKRWSANMLLQHQFIVGRSENPSTSQNNA; from the exons ATGAGGTTGTTTCAGTTAACTGTCTTCATTTTACAG ATGTTACTGATTTTGTCGCTGGAAACACTTTGTTCAGTAGACCAAGAATACCATCCATGGCCAGAAACAGAAACAGAAACAACTCACGATAACAATATAATATCATCGCATTCTTGTATTCACGACGAAATACTCAAACAAAGAAGGCGACCGGGTAACAAGATCTATTCGGTCACACCACAAGTTTATGATCAGGCAGAAGAAGTCTCTAAGCCCCTTCACCGAAAAGGAAGAACTTTACTTGGATTCTCAACTGCCCAAGAAAAGAAGCAAGTGAATAAACCCATtaggatttatttaaattatgatgCTGTTGGACACACAATTGATAGAGATTGCATCAATGTTGGTGATGTAGTTG GAATAATAATGTCTTTGTGGGAGAGACTCGAAAAATTGGGCGAAGGCagttatggagttgtctatCTAGGCCGTCCATTAGAAGGACATTGTCTCTATCCGTCTATTTCAATAATGGCAGTTAAATCCGCGGAGTACGAAAATTCATCATCTCTCCTACACGAAAGGGATATTCTCTCTAAATTTAAAGAATGCCCGCATATTATTCGTCTATATGGTTATGATTTCACCGTTGAAGGCacaaatttttttacaaatatcttCTTGGAGTACGCCTCGGGCGGCACTTTGCACGACCGCATTCAATCATCAAAGACATCTAAATACAACGGAATCTCCGAAATTGAAGCAAAGGAATATACACTTTCCATTTTAAAGGGTCTGCGCTACATCCATGAGAGTGGATACGTTCATTGTGATATAAAACCGGAAAACATATTAATGGTCGACGAGAAAGCCAAAATAGGAGACTTTGGTATGACTATTCAGCCATTCAATCTTCCAGGAATGACGCTAGGTACTCCTCATTATATGCCTCCTGAGACATTAAACGATGGAGAATATGATACTTCTACCGATATTTGGGCATTGGGATGCTCCTTCTTTGAAATGATCACATCAACGCCGCAATGGAAATGCAAAAATATGAACCAAAAtcttattaaactaataaagcGAAGTAAAATGTCCAAAGAGGCTTTCGATTTTTGGAAGAGGTGCACAACTAAAGATCCAAAGAAAAGATGGAGCGCAAATATGCTTCTACAACATCAGTTCATCGTCGGTAGGAGCGAGAATCCTTCTACCTCCCAAAATAACGCATAG